Proteins encoded by one window of Cloacibacillus sp.:
- a CDS encoding ABC transporter ATP-binding protein has product MLDIENLSVTYPDGTMAVDRVGFSLARGESAALIGANGAGKTSLIMALVGVLPSTGVVRACGTTLTKNSLAEIRSKVGVLFQNPDDQLFMASIYDDIAFGPRNMGLSEEEVARRVEESLALLHIEHLRGKTALKVSGGEKRMAALATVLAMEPAVMLFDEPTAFLDPRARRNLINVLKALPHTKLIATHDLTFAEEVCERSILLKGGRLFADGPSRELFYNVQLMDECGVEAISVGLQVCPPEDGKRSVS; this is encoded by the coding sequence ATGCTTGATATAGAAAATCTATCGGTCACCTATCCTGACGGCACGATGGCCGTGGATAGGGTCGGTTTTAGTCTGGCGCGCGGGGAAAGCGCGGCGCTCATCGGCGCGAACGGCGCGGGGAAGACCTCGCTCATCATGGCGCTGGTCGGCGTCCTGCCCTCGACGGGCGTCGTCCGGGCCTGCGGTACGACGCTGACAAAAAACAGCCTCGCGGAGATACGCTCAAAGGTCGGCGTCCTCTTCCAGAATCCCGACGACCAGCTCTTTATGGCCTCGATCTATGACGATATCGCCTTCGGCCCGCGCAATATGGGGCTCTCCGAGGAGGAGGTGGCGCGGCGTGTGGAGGAAAGCCTCGCCCTGCTGCATATCGAACATCTGCGCGGCAAGACGGCGCTCAAGGTCTCCGGCGGCGAAAAGCGCATGGCGGCGCTCGCGACGGTGCTCGCGATGGAGCCCGCGGTGATGCTCTTTGACGAGCCGACAGCCTTCCTTGACCCGCGGGCGCGGCGCAACCTGATAAACGTGCTTAAGGCCCTGCCTCACACCAAACTTATCGCCACCCACGACCTGACCTTCGCCGAAGAGGTCTGCGAACGCTCGATACTGCTCAAAGGCGGCAGGCTCTTCGCCGACGGCCCCTCGCGCGAACTCTTCTACAACGTACAGCTCATGGACGAGTGCGGCGTCGAAGCCATCTCCGTTGGCCTGCAGGTTTGCCCGCCTGAGGACGGCAAAAGGAGTGTTTCATAA
- the cbiQ gene encoding cobalt ECF transporter T component CbiQ — protein MTDLRGSVYEIYSLEQLAGGGSVIHTLDPRAKILGTLFYIAAVVSFGRGELSGLAPFVLYPAVALALAGIPGGMIFKRSLVALPFCLFAGLSSAFFDRAALFTVGGLHVTAGWMALFTIVFRTLLCVSVVLILVAVTPFRELMEGLRRLRLPAVFISLFEMTYRYLGTLAGEALSMYTAYSLRGGGKKGVAMRDMGSFAGQLLLRSFDRAERVYQAMKCRGYQSAPPSAIRKRRLAPGDLVFILLLCGSSLLFRLVNIPQLIGRLFECLI, from the coding sequence ATGACGGATCTGCGCGGCAGCGTCTATGAGATATACTCGCTTGAGCAGCTTGCCGGCGGCGGCTCCGTCATCCACACCCTCGATCCGCGGGCGAAGATCCTGGGGACCCTATTCTATATCGCCGCCGTCGTCTCCTTCGGACGGGGCGAACTCTCGGGCCTCGCACCCTTCGTACTCTATCCCGCCGTGGCCCTTGCGCTCGCCGGTATCCCCGGCGGCATGATCTTTAAGAGAAGTCTTGTGGCGCTGCCATTTTGCCTCTTCGCGGGGCTCTCTTCGGCTTTTTTTGACCGCGCGGCGCTCTTTACCGTCGGCGGTCTCCACGTTACGGCTGGTTGGATGGCCCTCTTTACGATCGTATTCCGCACGCTGCTCTGCGTCTCCGTCGTGCTGATCCTTGTCGCCGTCACCCCCTTCCGCGAACTGATGGAGGGGCTGCGCCGCCTGCGGCTGCCCGCAGTTTTTATCTCTCTCTTTGAGATGACCTACCGCTATCTGGGAACGCTGGCCGGCGAGGCGCTGTCGATGTACACCGCCTATTCGCTGCGCGGCGGCGGCAAAAAAGGGGTGGCGATGAGGGACATGGGCAGCTTCGCGGGGCAGCTGCTGCTGCGCAGCTTCGACCGCGCCGAACGCGTCTATCAGGCGATGAAGTGCCGCGGCTACCAAAGCGCGCCGCCCTCCGCCATACGGAAGCGCCGCCTCGCGCCGGGCGACCTTGTCTTTATCCTCCTTCTCTGCGGCTCGTCGCTGCTGTTCCGTCTTGTAAATATTCCTCAGCTCATCGGGAGGCTCTTTGAATGCTTGATATAG